The proteins below are encoded in one region of Mangifera indica cultivar Alphonso chromosome 7, CATAS_Mindica_2.1, whole genome shotgun sequence:
- the LOC123220853 gene encoding uncharacterized protein LOC123220853 gives MDNAFHLAVFSKSIDPLQFLLDISKEHSVVRYGYLEKSGNGNTPLHEAAANGNLEAVKALVFHHWRLLEEDIEDPPREKLQEAVNEDKETPLFLAAAFGKTEVVKFLAETSFESHKRLIYQEEKGRTEEEKYSKLKNIHRQNIRSIKVKPKPKASNERPGAIQGEMISEPEPDASILHVAITGHLFPNSRTRFSSRTRGTLFQIQGEMISEPEPGAIKEEKLDASILHVAIIGHHFDTALYLLKMDESLAALRDGHGWTSLHLLATMPSAFESGYQWGRLFYRFIYFCLPVGDNAGDDKKGWLKLPEKIRALVRSDILEEKRKHKLAFKLAETLIKKYSSWDEIIPFDKDHSSEGDYEPIPLFLATENGIVEIVNKILEVCPQLVEHCNDLGQNILHVAIKHRQYEIFNHVKNMEIPMKKLVRKVDKNGYTILHHAADMKRETTKRHIAGPVYQLQEEIKWYNRVKEITPAHYAMFRSKNGKKTGKELFNLKHNKLLVQAQTWLKGTSQSCSAVAVLVATVVFAAAYTVPGGFNNQGYPIFLNRTLFLLFTVMDVIALACSLTSVVMFLSILTSSYKYDEFVHELPHKLTIGFTLLFISLAATMIAFAATLLLIVRLEKPHWTTTLIYTAAFFPISIFVLINFPMYAAFENTLLKLYRRLFKICRVSFQTAFLCRQSSSQTNRIAHEAA, from the exons ATGGACAATGCATTTCACTTGGCGGTGTTCAGCAAGAGTATAGATCCGCTTCAATTTTTACTTGATATTTCCAAAGAACATTCTGTGGTAAGGTATGGCTATTTAGAAAAAAGTGGCAACGGGAACACACCTCTTCATGAGGCTGCAGCCAATGGGAACCTGGAGGCCGTAAAGGCTTTGGTCTTTCATCATTGGAGGCTCCTCGAGGAAGATATTGAAGATCCACCTAGGGAAAAGCTCCAAGAGGCTGTGAATGAGGATAAAGAAACCCCGCTTTTTCTTGCTGCTGCATTTGGGAAAACAGAGGTGGTGAAGTTTTTAGCTGAAACATCATTTGAATCTCACAAAAGATTAATATaccaagaagaaaaaggaaggactgaagaagaaaaatattctaaGCTTAAAAATATTCACCGCCAAAACATACGCTCCATCAAGGTAAAGCCCAAACCTAAAGCCTCCAATGAACGGCCTGGTGCCATTCAAGGTGAAATGATATCAGAGCCAGAGCCTGATGCCTCCATTCTGCACGTTGCCATCACAGGCCACCTTTTTCCAAATTCCCGCACCCGCTTCTCTTCCCGCACCCGCGGCACCCTTTTCCAAATTCAAGGTGAAATGATATCAGAGCCAGAGCCTGGTGCCATCAAAGAAGAAAAGCTTGATGCCTCCATTCTGCACGTTGCCATCATAGGCCACCATTTTG ACACGGCTCTATATTTACTGAAGATGGATGAATCGTTAGCAGCACTCAGGGACGGACATGGCTGGACCTCTCTTCACCTACTAGCAACCATGCCCTCAGCTTTCGAAAGTGGATATCAATGGGGCAGATTGTTCTACAGATTCATATATTTCT GCCTTCCAGTCGGTGACAATGCAGGTGATGATAAAAAAG GGTGGCTTAAGTTACCGGAAAAAATCCGTGCACTAGTAAGGAGTGACATcttggaagaaaagagaaagcatAAACTTGCTTTCAAACTAGCGGAGAcactgataaaaaaatattcttcttgGGATGAAATCATTCCGTTTGATAAAGACCACTCTTCAGAAGGAGATTATGAGCCAATCCCGTTATTCCTGGCGACTGAAAACGGAATAGTAGAAATTGTGAACAAGATACTGGAAGTATGTCCCCAGCTAGTTGAGCATTGCAATGATCTGGGTCAGAACATACTGCATGTGGCAATTAAGCACCGTCAATATGAAATCTTCaatcatgtgaaaaatatggaaatacCAATGAAAAAGTTAGTCCGAAAGGTTGACAAAAATGGCTACACCATCTTACACCATGCTGCAGACATGAAGCGAGAGACTACAAAGCGTCACATAGCAGGACCTGTATACCAACTCCAGGAAGAGATAAAGTGGTACAAC CGTGTAAAGGAGATCACGCCCGCCCACTACGCCATGTTTCGCAGCAAGAACGGAAAGAAGACTGGCAAAGAGCTATTCAATTTGAAGCACAATAAACTACTCGTGCAAGCACAGACTTGGCTAAAAGGCACTTCTCAGTCTTGCTCTGCAGTGGCTGTTCTCGTTGCTACAGTGGTCTTTGCAGCTGCGTACACTGTGCCTGGAGGTTTTAATAATCAGGGGTATCCAATTTTCCTCAACAGAACTCTCTTCTTGCTTTTCACAGTCATGGACGTTATTGCTTTGGCCTGCTCCTTAACCTCCGTTGTAATGTTCTTGTCCATCCTCACATCTTCTTATAAGTATGATGAATTCGTCCACGAACTCCCCCATAAACTCACAATAGGCTTCACCTTGCTCTTCATTTCATTGGCTGCAACAATGATTGCATTCGCAGCAACATTATTGCTCATAGTTCGTTTGGAAAAGCCACATTGGACCACCACTCTCATTTATACTGCTGCATTTTTTCCTATCAGCATATTTGTGCTAATTAATTTTCCCATGTATGCTGCATTTGAGAATACTTTGCTCAAGTTGTATCGTAGATTGTTTAAGATTTGTCGTGTCAGCTTCCAGACAGCGTTCCTTTGCAGACAAAGCAGCTCCCAAACAAACCGAATCGCACACGAAGCAGCTTGA